One region of Candidatus Poribacteria bacterium genomic DNA includes:
- a CDS encoding RNA polymerase sigma factor, with protein sequence MSDGELVEDYLKGGRKSWDSLCERYIGELFGFFVNRTGNCEDARDLAQETLIEAMVNLSELQNPESFRGWLYKIAHGILAKFFRDNASRGIHTPLDEAPAATIIAEPRSTYAIPAYQQPEHLVAAQEHLDIVRSMVDRLPKSEREVFLLKFADPDTPQKEIAKTLGISVNAVKTRWRRGKQNLRKQLEAKYPGEFTYLFE encoded by the coding sequence TTGAGCGATGGAGAACTCGTAGAGGATTATCTAAAAGGGGGCAGAAAGTCGTGGGATAGCCTCTGCGAGCGATATATAGGTGAACTTTTCGGGTTTTTCGTGAATAGGACCGGAAACTGTGAAGATGCAAGAGACCTCGCTCAGGAAACGCTCATTGAGGCGATGGTTAACCTCTCCGAACTTCAGAATCCTGAAAGTTTTCGGGGGTGGCTCTATAAGATCGCACATGGAATCTTGGCAAAATTTTTCAGAGATAACGCCAGCCGCGGGATACATACGCCGCTTGACGAGGCTCCCGCCGCTACCATCATAGCGGAGCCGAGATCTACCTATGCCATACCGGCATATCAGCAACCCGAGCATCTCGTTGCTGCGCAAGAACATTTGGACATTGTCCGCAGTATGGTGGATCGGCTGCCGAAATCGGAACGTGAAGTGTTCCTATTGAAATTTGCGGATCCTGACACGCCGCAAAAAGAGATCGCCAAAACATTGGGGATCTCCGTGAATGCTGTGAAAACTCGATGGCGGCGAGGCAAGCAAAACCTCCGAAAGCAGCTGGAGGCGAAATACCCGGGTGAATTTACGTATCTATTTGAGTGA